In Arthrobacter sp. QXT-31, one genomic interval encodes:
- a CDS encoding Fur family transcriptional regulator: MPQRASADGRPQAPSTPAGGKEQRVTKQRIAVSAALDELNDFVSTQELYRILQNKGVSVSLATAYRILQSLADEDLVDVLRNGDGEAVYRRCAVTVHHHHLLCRNCGKAVEVEAPAVETWAARTAQEHGYTEVAHTVEIYGLCPDCSARKAAAQ; the protein is encoded by the coding sequence ATGCCACAACGCGCCAGCGCTGACGGCAGGCCACAGGCACCTTCGACGCCCGCCGGCGGGAAAGAGCAGCGCGTCACCAAGCAGCGGATCGCTGTCAGCGCCGCCTTGGACGAGCTCAATGACTTCGTGAGCACCCAGGAGCTGTACCGGATACTCCAGAACAAAGGTGTATCCGTTTCCCTGGCCACCGCCTACCGGATCCTGCAGTCGCTGGCCGACGAGGACCTCGTGGACGTGCTGCGCAATGGCGACGGCGAGGCGGTCTACCGCCGCTGCGCCGTGACGGTGCATCACCACCACCTGCTGTGCCGCAACTGCGGCAAGGCGGTTGAGGTGGAGGCCCCCGCCGTCGAGACCTGGGCCGCGCGGACGGCCCAGGAGCATGGCTACACGGAAGTGGCCCACACGGTGGAGATCTACGGCCTGTGCCCCGACTGCTCGGCGCGCAAGGCCGCCGCGCAATAG
- a CDS encoding metal ABC transporter ATP-binding protein — translation MNPVVSLKQASLKFGRRALWEDLNLDINPGEFFAVLGPNGSGKTSFLKVLLGLQELHSGHASLGGHPVERGSRMIGYIPQQKPFPPDTPMRARDLVGLGVDGHRWGIRLGTAKANRRIDELLELVGASDYAKVPVGQLSGGEQQRLRVAQALATDPRVLLCDEPLLSLDLHHQQAVSALINKQCHDRKSAVVFVTHEINPIIDYVDRILYLAGGRFSVGTPHEVMTTEVLSDLYDSNVEVIHANGRIVVVGLPDATTHHHDDAHAASGKGS, via the coding sequence TTGAACCCAGTCGTCAGCCTGAAGCAAGCGTCGCTGAAGTTCGGCCGGCGCGCGCTCTGGGAGGACCTGAACCTGGACATCAATCCGGGCGAGTTTTTCGCGGTGCTGGGTCCTAACGGCAGCGGCAAGACCAGCTTCCTCAAGGTCCTGCTGGGACTGCAGGAGCTTCACTCCGGCCACGCAAGCCTCGGCGGCCACCCCGTGGAGCGCGGAAGCCGGATGATCGGCTACATCCCGCAGCAAAAGCCCTTCCCGCCCGACACCCCGATGCGCGCCCGCGACCTGGTGGGCCTGGGCGTCGACGGGCACCGCTGGGGAATCCGGCTCGGCACCGCCAAGGCAAACCGCAGGATTGACGAACTGCTGGAGCTTGTCGGGGCAAGCGACTACGCCAAGGTGCCTGTCGGACAGCTGTCCGGCGGAGAGCAGCAGCGCCTCCGCGTTGCCCAGGCACTCGCCACCGACCCCAGGGTGCTGCTGTGCGACGAGCCGCTCCTGTCGCTGGACCTGCACCACCAGCAGGCTGTGAGCGCGCTCATCAACAAACAGTGCCATGACCGGAAAAGCGCCGTGGTGTTCGTAACCCACGAGATCAATCCGATCATCGACTACGTGGACCGGATCCTGTACCTGGCCGGCGGCCGGTTCAGCGTGGGAACGCCGCACGAGGTCATGACCACCGAAGTCCTGTCCGATCTTTATGACAGCAACGTGGAAGTGATCCATGCCAACGGCAGGATCGTCGTCGTCGGTCTGCCCGACGCCACCACGCACCATCATGACGACGCGCACGCCGCTTCCGGGAAGGGCTCCTGA
- a CDS encoding MBL fold metallo-hydrolase, which translates to MKLTKFTHACVRLEKDGQVLVLDPGTFSETAEALDGAHAVLITHEHPDHIDVPAVAAALKDNGGLELFAPAGVAQNVRKEAPEAADRVHAVEPGTAFDTAGFAIRSFGGQHALIHPQIPVVANIGYLVDGDVYHPGDSFIIPDGVSVRTLLVPIHAPWNKVSEVVDFVIGVRAGRAFPIHDGLLNETGLGLVEGHVKRIGAKYGTEYTHLSSRESVDL; encoded by the coding sequence ATGAAGCTGACTAAATTCACGCACGCCTGCGTCCGGCTCGAAAAGGATGGCCAGGTCCTGGTCCTTGATCCGGGAACCTTCTCCGAAACCGCCGAAGCGCTGGACGGCGCACATGCCGTCCTCATCACGCACGAACATCCCGACCATATCGACGTTCCCGCCGTCGCGGCTGCCCTCAAGGACAACGGAGGGCTGGAGCTTTTTGCTCCGGCAGGTGTGGCGCAGAACGTGCGCAAGGAGGCGCCGGAGGCAGCGGATCGGGTGCATGCCGTGGAACCGGGAACGGCCTTCGACACGGCCGGGTTTGCGATCCGCAGCTTCGGCGGCCAGCACGCCCTGATCCATCCCCAGATTCCGGTGGTCGCCAACATCGGGTACCTCGTGGACGGGGACGTGTACCACCCGGGTGACTCATTCATCATCCCGGACGGCGTTAGCGTGCGTACGCTCCTGGTCCCGATCCATGCCCCGTGGAACAAGGTCAGCGAAGTCGTGGACTTCGTCATCGGCGTCCGCGCCGGACGGGCTTTCCCCATCCACGACGGGCTCCTGAACGAGACCGGCCTGGGACTCGTGGAAGGCCATGTCAAGCGGATCGGGGCGAAGTACGGAACCGAGTACACCCACCTCTCCAGCAGGGAGTCGGTGGACCTCTAG
- a CDS encoding metal ABC transporter permease, producing MDLESFLQTVFNFDNYGELLVLVQNSLWAGAVLGLLGGLVGTFVMKRDLAFAVHGISELSFAGAAFALLIGTDVVFGSLVGSVAAALLLGLMGVRARDKNSIIGVIMPFGLGLGILFLSLYEGRAANKFGLLTGQIVSVDTVQLQVLAGTAVAVMVALCFIWRPLSFASVDPELAEARGVPVRSLALVFMVLLGVSVALSIQIVGALLVLALLITPAAAALRVTSSPRLVVLLSVVFAVSATVGGILLALGGRIPISPYVTTLSFLIYVACRVIGSVRAKRGLNGRVMRTA from the coding sequence ATGGATCTGGAATCATTCCTGCAAACGGTGTTCAACTTCGATAACTACGGGGAACTGCTCGTGCTGGTGCAGAACTCGCTGTGGGCCGGTGCCGTGCTTGGACTCCTCGGCGGCCTCGTAGGGACCTTCGTGATGAAGCGCGACCTGGCGTTTGCTGTCCACGGAATTTCCGAGCTCTCGTTCGCCGGCGCCGCCTTTGCGCTTCTCATCGGCACCGATGTGGTGTTCGGTTCCCTGGTCGGATCGGTGGCAGCTGCGCTCCTGCTCGGGCTGATGGGTGTCCGGGCCCGCGACAAGAACTCCATCATCGGCGTGATCATGCCCTTTGGCCTGGGGCTCGGGATTCTTTTCCTCTCGCTCTATGAAGGCAGGGCGGCCAATAAGTTCGGCCTGCTCACCGGGCAGATTGTGTCCGTGGATACCGTCCAGCTTCAGGTCCTGGCGGGGACCGCGGTGGCAGTGATGGTGGCGCTGTGCTTCATCTGGCGCCCGCTGAGCTTCGCCAGTGTCGATCCCGAACTGGCCGAGGCCCGCGGCGTTCCCGTGCGTTCACTGGCCCTGGTTTTCATGGTGCTTCTGGGCGTCAGCGTGGCGCTGTCCATCCAGATCGTGGGCGCGCTGCTGGTTCTTGCCCTGCTGATCACGCCCGCGGCAGCGGCCCTGCGGGTGACATCCTCGCCGCGCCTCGTGGTTCTGCTCAGCGTGGTGTTCGCCGTTTCGGCGACGGTGGGCGGCATACTGCTGGCCCTCGGCGGGCGCATCCCCATCAGCCCTTACGTCACCACGCTGTCATTCCTGATCTACGTGGCCTGCCGGGTCATCGGCAGCGTCCGCGCCAAGCGCGGCCTTAACGGCCGGGTGATGCGGACCGCATAA